A genomic region of Magnolia sinica isolate HGM2019 chromosome 6, MsV1, whole genome shotgun sequence contains the following coding sequences:
- the LOC131249071 gene encoding probable fructokinase-7 isoform X1: MSISHFGVSKALTNDARGGSQEKSSLVVCFGEMLIDFVPTVGGVSLAEAPAFKKAPGGAPANVAVGISRLGGTSAFIGKVGQDEFGYMLADILKENNVDNSGVRFDPGARTALAFVTLRADGEREFMFFRNPSADMLLRESELDTDLIKKASIFHYGSISLIEEPCRSTHLAALDIAKRSGSLLSYDPNLRLPLWPSADAARQGIMSIWDQADIIKISEEEISFLTGGDDPYDDNVVFKKLFHPNLKLLLVTEGPDGCRYYTKEFNGRVAGVKVKPVDTTGAGDAFVSGILCILASDLNLLQDEKKLREALLFANACGALTVTEKGAIPALPTRDAVLQALPKVVV, encoded by the exons ATGTCTATTTCTCATTTCG GGGTCTCTAAAGCTCTTACCAATGATGCAAGAGGGGGGAGTCAAGAGAAAAGTTCACTTGTTGTTTGTTTTGGCGAGATGCTGATTGATTTTGTTCCAACTGTTGGTGGAGTATCACTAGCAGAGGCACCCGCATTTAAGAAAGCCCCTGGCGGAGCTCCCGCCAACGTTGCTGTCGGCATTTCAAGACTGGGTGGTACATCAGCTTTCATAGGCAAG GTGGGCCAAGATGAATTTGGGTATATGTTAGCTGACATTTTGAAAGAAAACAATGTCGACAACTCTGGTGTGCGTTTTGACCCTGGTGCAAGGACTGCACTGGCATTTGTTACGCTTAGAGCTGATGGTGAGCGAGAATTTATGTTTTTCCGAAATCCAAGTGCAGATATGCTTCTTCGTGAATCGGAACTTGATACTGACCTTATTAAGAAG GCAAGTATTTTTCACTATGGCTCAATTAGTTTGATTGAGGAGCCATGTAGGTCCACACACCTTGCCGCTCTGGACATAGCTAAAAGGTCGGGTAGTCTTCTGTCCTATGATCCTAATTTGAGATTGCCACTATGGCCTTCAGCAGATGCTGCTCGGCAGGGCATCATGAGCATCTGGGATCAAGCTGACATTATCAAG ATAAGTGAGGAAGaaatttcatttttgactggaggAGATGATCCCTATGATGATAATGTGGTATTTAAGAAGCTTTTCCACCCTAACCTTAAACTCTTGCTTGTAACTGAAGGTCCAGATGGGTGCAGATATTACACCAAG GAATTTAATGGTAGAGTCGCTGGTGTTAAAGTTAAACCTGTTGACACTACTGGTGCTGGTGATGCATTTGTTAGTGGGATACTTTGCATTCTGGCTTCGGACCTAAACTTGCTCCAG GATGAAAAGAAGTTGAGGGAAGCTCTTCTGTTCGCGAATGCTTGCGGGGCGCTCACGGTCACAGAGAAAGGTGCTATTCCTGCACTACCCACGAGAGATGCGGTTCTCCAAGCCTTACCAAAAGTTGTTGTATAA
- the LOC131249071 gene encoding probable fructokinase-7 isoform X2 — translation MLIDFVPTVGGVSLAEAPAFKKAPGGAPANVAVGISRLGGTSAFIGKVGQDEFGYMLADILKENNVDNSGVRFDPGARTALAFVTLRADGEREFMFFRNPSADMLLRESELDTDLIKKASIFHYGSISLIEEPCRSTHLAALDIAKRSGSLLSYDPNLRLPLWPSADAARQGIMSIWDQADIIKISEEEISFLTGGDDPYDDNVVFKKLFHPNLKLLLVTEGPDGCRYYTKEFNGRVAGVKVKPVDTTGAGDAFVSGILCILASDLNLLQDEKKLREALLFANACGALTVTEKGAIPALPTRDAVLQALPKVVV, via the exons ATGCTGATTGATTTTGTTCCAACTGTTGGTGGAGTATCACTAGCAGAGGCACCCGCATTTAAGAAAGCCCCTGGCGGAGCTCCCGCCAACGTTGCTGTCGGCATTTCAAGACTGGGTGGTACATCAGCTTTCATAGGCAAG GTGGGCCAAGATGAATTTGGGTATATGTTAGCTGACATTTTGAAAGAAAACAATGTCGACAACTCTGGTGTGCGTTTTGACCCTGGTGCAAGGACTGCACTGGCATTTGTTACGCTTAGAGCTGATGGTGAGCGAGAATTTATGTTTTTCCGAAATCCAAGTGCAGATATGCTTCTTCGTGAATCGGAACTTGATACTGACCTTATTAAGAAG GCAAGTATTTTTCACTATGGCTCAATTAGTTTGATTGAGGAGCCATGTAGGTCCACACACCTTGCCGCTCTGGACATAGCTAAAAGGTCGGGTAGTCTTCTGTCCTATGATCCTAATTTGAGATTGCCACTATGGCCTTCAGCAGATGCTGCTCGGCAGGGCATCATGAGCATCTGGGATCAAGCTGACATTATCAAG ATAAGTGAGGAAGaaatttcatttttgactggaggAGATGATCCCTATGATGATAATGTGGTATTTAAGAAGCTTTTCCACCCTAACCTTAAACTCTTGCTTGTAACTGAAGGTCCAGATGGGTGCAGATATTACACCAAG GAATTTAATGGTAGAGTCGCTGGTGTTAAAGTTAAACCTGTTGACACTACTGGTGCTGGTGATGCATTTGTTAGTGGGATACTTTGCATTCTGGCTTCGGACCTAAACTTGCTCCAG GATGAAAAGAAGTTGAGGGAAGCTCTTCTGTTCGCGAATGCTTGCGGGGCGCTCACGGTCACAGAGAAAGGTGCTATTCCTGCACTACCCACGAGAGATGCGGTTCTCCAAGCCTTACCAAAAGTTGTTGTATAA